In the Uranotaenia lowii strain MFRU-FL chromosome 1, ASM2978415v1, whole genome shotgun sequence genome, tagaaaaaagcaaaaaaatgaatcgtttatttacttaacaacccgttccctgaatcgttatttgtgtctaaacaattccatttcatgaaaaaacgatTAGTATAATCGttcattaataatccaaaaagataaagggaatcttttgggtgtcttgggaagaagataatggggaTCGTTATTGTATGGTACTGCTCCATGCGGGCGAAGACCTAACCTCACAAGAGGAAAACTACATCCGCTTCGAGCAGCTGTACGATTGGACATCCGCCAGCATCGAAGCCCAAATCATGGACCATCAACATCCTCCACCACATCCGCAAGTCATCGTGCACCAACAGCCGCTGAAAGCGCCATTCCCGACATTCGACGGTGAGTACACCAATTGGCCCAAATTTAAAGCAATGTTTCAGGATTTGATGGCTCAGTCGCGAGATTCCGATGCGATAAAGCTGTACCACCTGGACAAAGCGCTCATCGGAGCAGCCGCTGGCGTACTGGACGCCAAAACAATCAACGATGGGAATTATGCACACGCATGGAGGATCCTCACCGAAAGATCAACGCATTATCGTCGAGACTCACATCCGTGGCATACTCTCGCTGAGGAAGATGACATCCGAATCTCATAAGGAACTTCGAAACCTTATCGACGAGTGTACCAAGCATGTCGAGTGTCTCGAATATCTGCAGCAAGAATTGAGCGGCGTATCCGAATTGATGGTCGTTTTCTTGCTAACGTCAGCGTTGGATCCATCTACACGAAAGGTGTGGGAACAATCACTCCAATCCGGAGAGTTGCCGAAATACCGATCCACGATTGCCTTCCTCAAGAGTCAGTGCCAAGTGTTGGAACGATGCGAATCCGTTTGCCCGATCACGATGCCGAAACCATCTACAACCAAGCAAGCTCAACCGAAGGTCCCCAATCAGCGGTCGTACGCAGCAACCGCAGCGTTCGACAAACCGTCCATCCAATGTGCGTTTTGTGATGGCCCGCACCGAAATTTCCAATGCAACAAGCTGTCCATTCTACCCAGCGCCGAAAGAATGGAAAAGGTTCGAGCTTCCGGAGTGTGCTACAATTGCCTAACCAAAGGTCATCGCTCGAAGGATTGTCCGTCAACCAAGAACTGCCAGAAGTGTGGTAAACGACACCACACTCAGCTCCAcgaagaacaacaacaacaaccgaaaCCGATGGCTACACCCACAACAACCAACCGTTTCGTCCATGCCATGCAATTACACTGCTTCTCCCAAAACAGTGTTGTTGCTCACCGCTGTCGTTCACGTCCTGAATAACGACAACCAACCCCAAACTTGCCGAGTTCTCCTAGACAGTGGTTCCCAGGTAAATTTCATCACCGATCAGTTGGCCAACACGCTGCGTCTCGagaaacgaaaggtcgaagttCCAATTGGTGGCATCAACGGAATTAAAACTGTGGCCCGCCATCTCATCAAGGTTCACCTCCAATCACGCTGTAGTGATTTTCGCACCGAGCTAGAATGTCTAGTCATCCCGAAGGTGACTGGTCCGATCCCATCAACCAACATCGATATTACCGATTGGCATTTCCCCCATGGTATCCAACTAGCAGATCCGAACTTCTTCAAGCCCGACAAAATCGATCTACTGGTTGGAGCAGCCCTATTTTTCAACATAGTCAAGACCGGCCATCTCATACTGGATCCCTGTTTACCCGAACTCCGAGAGTCATACCTTGGTTGGCTTGTGACTGGTACCCTGACATCTAAATCCAACTATGAGCCCATCCAATATGCCCAACTAGCCTCGGTGGAATCCATCGAAAATTCCATCACCAGATTCTGGGAACTTGAGGAAGTTCCAACCGCTCCGAAAACGACAGCCGAAGAGCAGCAATGTGAGGAACATTTTGTTGCCACCCACACCCGTGATGTTTCCGGTAGGTACACCGTTCGATTGCCGTTGAAACCAAATGCCGACAAGCTGGACAGCTGCCGAAATTTAgcattgaaaaggtttttcatgcTGGAAAATCGCTTGCAACGGAATCCCGAACTGTGGTCCCAGTATGTTGAATTCATTCGTGAATATCAACTACTTGGTCACTGCCAAACCATCAACGAAGCCGACGACCCGCCCCAGCGTGGGAAATATTATCTTCCACATCACGCTGTACTTCGCCCCAGCAGCACCACCACAAAGTGCAGAGTGGTGTTCGATGGAAGCGCAAAATCATCCCCGTCTGGTCTTTCCCTCAACAACGTCCTCACCGTCGGCCCAGTGGTTCAAAACGACTTGTTTAGCATTATGCTAAGGTTCCGCAAACATCGTTACGTTTTTACTGCTGACATCGCCAAAATGTACCGACAAGTACGAGTGCATACCGACGACACTGGCTATCAACGCATTTTCTGGAGAGAAAACCCGAAACACCCCCTGCAGGTTCTAGAGTTGACAACCGTCACCTATGGGACCGCATCAGCTCCGTTTCCAGCAACCAGGTGCTTGATACAACTCGCCGACGACGAGGGAGACAAGTTTCCCAAAGCTGCTAACATCTTAAGACATGATTGCTATGTTGACGATATCATGTCTGGTTCCGACAACATCGACGAGGTGATTGAAATCCAACGACAACTGAAGGCCATTCTGCTGAAGGGTGGTTTTCCTGTCCACAAATGGTGCTCCAACTCAACACAATTGCTCGAGCACATCCCGGTGAATGAGCAAGAAACCACCAAACGATACGACGAATTCGACATCAACGAAGCGATTAAGGTCCTAGGCGTTCTGTGGGTGCCTAGTACTGATCAGCTTTTAATTGCCCGATGTACTTCCCCGACGGTTAACGAAAAGCAGCCCTCCACGAAACGAATTGTGTGTTCCGAAATCGCCAAATTGTTCGATCCATTGGGATTGATATCGCCAACCATCGTCATCGCCAAACTCCTGGTTCAACAACTTTGGCGAAAGAAGTTGGATTGGGACGATCATCTCGACAACGACAGCCTCAAGCATTGGAATGAGCTCCGAGAGTCACTTTCTCATCTCAACGAAATTGCAATCCCCCGCCAAGTGACATTCAACGACGCTGTGGTTTACGAGCTGCATGGTTTCGCCGACGCTTCTATGGTAGCATATGGTGCATGCGTCTACATACGAAGCATTTTCCCCGATGGTTCCTGTAAGGTTCGCTTGCTGAGCAGCAAATCGAAAGTCGCCCCCCTCCACGAATTGTCCATCCCAAGGAAAGAATTGTGTGCTGCAGTACTTCTAGTCAAATTGGTGACAAAGATTGTTTCCTTTATTGACATCAATTTTCGCCAAGTTCTACTTTGGTCCGACAGCCAAATCGTTTTGGCTTGGATCAAAAAACACCCCGACCGACTTGAGATTTTTGTGCGCAATCGAATTGCTGAAATCAATCTTCACACCCAACAAAAACAGTGGCATTACGTTCCATCGCAGTTCAATCCAGCCGATATTGTGTCGAGAGGTCAACTGCCGTTCCCGCTGAGCCAAAATACGACGTGGTGGGAAGGCCCACAATTCCTGACCGAAGCAACTTTCATCGAAGAGCGCCCAGAAGACATCCCCGATGATGAATTGCCGGAGTTAAAAGTCAACTTGGTGACTACTCTGGCAACCAATCAAAAACCATTGGACGTTTTCACCGATGTGAGCTGTTTCCGAAGGCTGCAACGAATTATCGCCTGGGTGTTGAGGTATCTGAACAACCGCCGCAAGCCAAAAGAGGAACGTGTGTTGCATCCGCATTTGACTATCGACGAGCTTCGAAATTCCATGTTGGTCATCGTTCGTGTCATTCAACGTTTGGAATTTGACGACGAAATCAAACGTGTCCAAAAAGGTGTCCCATGCAAACGATTAGCAGCTCTCAATCCCATCCTATCCGACGGTCTTCTTCGAGTTGGTGGTCGACTGAGACATTCCAACTTGCCCGACGAATCAAAGCATCAGCTCATCCTACCAAACAACAATTCGGTCACAAAGCTACTGGTCCGAGCTTTGCACCTTGAGCTTCTCCATGTGGGTCCGAGTGGGCTCATCTCAGCGCTTCGACAACGATTTTGGTTACTCAACGCCCGTTCAACTGTTCGCAATGTTACACGGCAATGCATCAAATGTTTCCGTGTGAATCCAACCAACGTCCAGCAACTGATGGGTGAATTGCCAAAGCAGCGTGTGGTGTTGTCCTCGCCGTTCAACATCACCGGAGTCGATTATGCAGGTCCAATCCAAGTGAAGCAAGGTAAATATCGTccgaaggtggttaaggcttaCGTCTCGGTGTTCGTGTGCATGGCCACAAAAGCAATACATCTGGAATTGGTGTCAGATTTGACGACCGATGCATTCATCGCTGCCCTAGAGAGGTTCATCAGCCGCCGAGGAATGGTTGCCGAATTGCATTCCGATAATGCAACCAACTTCAAAGGTGCCAGCAACGAACTCCATCAATTGTACCAGCAGTTCCAGGAGCAGCAACAAGCCAACAGAATCGAGAGGTATTGCCAGTCGAAAGAAATCGCTTGGCATTTCATCCCGCCAAATGCTCCCGAGTTTGGTGGCCTTTGGGAGGCCGCTGTAAAGAGCACCAAATATCATCTCAAGCGAATCATCGGTACCACTTTGTTGTCCTTCGAAGAAATGGCCACTCTGTTGTGTAAGATCGAAGCCATCCTCAACTCCAGACCCTTGTATGCGGTTTCCAACGATCCTGCTGATCCGGAGGTAATTTCGCCAGCCCATTTTCTTATCGGTCGACCATTGACGGCACCATCAGGCCCTACCTATTGCGATGAGAAAATAGGACGATTAAATAGATGGCAACATATTCAACTTATGCGTGAGCACTTTTGGAGAGCTTGGTCCAGGGACTATTTGTCATCTCTTCAGGTGCGTAAGAAGAACACATCCGTACAAGATAACATCAAACCTGGCATGATTGTTATCCTCCATGACAACAACCGACCCCCCCTCGAATGGAAACTTGGCCGCATCACAGCAGTGTTCCCTGGCGATGATAATTTGGTTCGCGCCGTAGATGTCTTCAGCGAAGGTTCAACATATCGTCGTGCTATCACCAAGATATCGCTCCTACCAATAGAGGACAACAAGTCACCACTCCCGGCCGGAATATGTTCCGTTTCTGACAATCTGCCAGCACGGAAGAAGTCGACATAAATGACCGTTGAAAAATACTGGCAACACGAGTGAAAATTAACGGTCAGTTAGAGAAAATTTTCCATCCGATTCACATCGCAAATTTGTTTCTCTTAGTAATTAAATGTTAAAGTTGTTTGAGTAAATTAACGTTTTATTACTCGAAGTGGAACCGTCCTTCCCGTTAGAAGGAAATCAAAATCCATCCGACCCGCATCCGCCTGAATAAATTTCCGACCCGATCATCCGACACGCACGCCAACTCCAACCTAATACAGTCCACCCGCAATTTGTTCACCGCCCGAACAAGTATAATGCTATTTTTCAACTCAAAGAGGGTTTTTTTAATGAGTTTGTCATTACTTAGAGAATTCTGTAGTATATAAGCGGAAGGTTCTATATTTGCATGACTGATTAAAATGATACAGTTAATTAATTATATGATGTATTCcgttattttgaagctttgGATCGGGTTTCCTTTTGTACAACAGCGACACGAACAAGAAAGTTTTGTAGCATATTTGTTAGTGTTcttgtttttaacaaattgtGACAAAGGAAAACGTAGTTACTTTCCACACAGCTCTCAAGAATATTTCCTAGAGAAAGTTTGtgtttcacaaaataaaatgaaaagcaCGTCACTCACGGAATTCGTAACAAACACTAGATTCAACAACGTAGCACAATCTTAAAAGATGCTCTTTGTATTTTATCATTTcgtaaatcaaaattaaaacaatcaacAAAAGAGTAGAGAAAGAGGATAATGTAGGAAATGAGGTTAGTGATATATAGATAAACCATGTATCGGTTCAAAACAAACTACAGTCTCGACTACCGTCGTGCCCTGAAACGATTCAGAGCTCCTGACCCACCAATAAGCGAGCCTTGTAAACTGGGTGCCAGGCAGTCGTCCGCTGATGTTGTTTCGGTTCCTCTATGCAGCAACGAAAACGAAAACCTGTTTTGGCTGTACATCACGCGCATCAAACCTGATGTGAGCGAAGACAGTGTCGCTTCGATGGTAAAGGCTAATCTGCTGACGGATGAGGCGCAAGTGGTGAAACTCGTATCCAAAGGTACCGATGTGAGCACATTGCGCTTCGTTTCGTTTAAAGTGGGCGTTGATCCCGTTTTAAAAACGAAAGCCTTGGATCCTGAAACCTGGCCCACTGGGCTGAGTTTTCGGGAGTTTGTCAACCACGACCGGAATAGTCAATTTCGTGATCGAAATTAACGACAATCGCCTGTTGAATGGATCTCCGGGACGCACCGATTCAAGCACAATGGAGGCCCCcgagcccttcgtcacagtcgcgctgattcctgccagcgtcaacagtcgtcccggccctgtgttcgaagaaggcgaaggggctctccagcctgtgcATTCAGGCGAGTATTTTTCCTTTTCTATTCCCGACTTGCCCAGTGACTGCCATTCAATTTGCAGCTTCTTTCCTCTCATTCATCGACTGGATTTCAACAACAAAGCACCGTGGATTAGCGACAACGTTTCTTCTGGGTTTccagcaccgggacgcaacgtatcAGGCCTTTTGGAGTCCCCTGATcccctcgactcagtcgcgctgattccagtCATCgacatcagtcgtcccggccctgagttcgaatGTGGTGAAGGGGCTCTCCAGCCTGCAATTCCAGGCAAGTACTCAGCTTTCGATTGTTCTTCTCTTCGTGATGGATTCCTCCGTTACAGTGATCGACAGCGCAGTATGAATTTTGGAGCGCTTGATGATATTAATATATATTATCAAAACGTCGGTGGCATCAATTCTTGTCTGAACGAATATCTGCTGGCCACTTCGAGTTGCTGTTACGATATCATCGCGTTCACTGAATCTTGGTTGAACGACAGAACTATTTCTAGCCAGATTTTTGGTTCTGAATACGATGTGTTCCGTTGCGATAGGGGCCCGCGTAACAGCCGGAAGTCAACTGGAGGTGGTGTTTTACTAgccattaaatctacgctctcAGCCGTGCTTATCAACGATCAATCCTTTGAGTGCTTGGAAATTGTGTGGACCTGCATAAACTTAGGTAACCGAAAACTCTACGTTTGTGTTGTATATCTGCCCCCCGATTGCGTGCGAGATTTGAATTTAGCTGAATGTTTTTCTCTGAGCCTTGTTAAAATACTGTCTCTAACTTGCCCCGAAGACGACCTCTTAGTCATCGGTGATTTTAATTTTCCGGGCATAAAGTGGTGCCCATCGCAGGGAGGCTTTCTGTATCCTGACTCTACATGTTCTTCATTCTCAACTGCCTCAAACATTATTATCGACGCTTTAAGCACCGCAACTCTTCGCCAGATCAATAGCGTTGTGAATGAAAACGGTCGAATGCTTGATTTATGTTTCTCCAACGATGGGCTCCAGACTATAACGATTGAACCAGCGCCTGCACCTCTAGTCAAGTGTGTTCGTCACCATCCTGCGTTGCTGATCTCGATGCAGATATCCGTTTTCAATTCCCGCTCAGAGATACCGACATCTTTCTtccttgattttaaaaatgccGATTTCCTAGCTATTTCTCACGAGCTTGACTCTGTTGATTGGGAAGCTGAGCTTGATTTACTCACATCATCAatcatacagtgagcgaaataagaatagcaccactatgtgttttgcttgttaaaatatgaattaactGAAATTAACTGAATTAactgaaatatgaataaaactttcttctataaattgttttgaattttttaacggataaatcaagcataagtttactttttttggacgttgcaattggcgttgaggaccaaaaccatggaaaaagggtgcgaaataagaatagaaccacttgtgttttttcaacaaaaacaagattatttctaaaaatgtaCTCTGTAAAAGTggataataatgcttctacaaattatttgaatagttcactgcattttaaggagttttctagaattacaaagattttcaaagggttcaaaatggtgttttaagagatgcttttctagaactaaggaatttgatatttgagctgtaattctttaccaaactgcttactttcttcattaaaatgacgtgaaatgatgaatcaaacattttcggttcattttaaatcagaaaaaacaggttggtattcctaaacttagatttttttttccaataaacataactttttccagtttcaagtcatagatggcagcactatcttgccggtaataccaaattaagtctcaatattgatttttcaggtttatttaggcccatattcatcatttcgatgtACCACACTTTTgatggagttcacgctgcagaaatcttttccggatttgcagaaaaaacaccagcacaagaatataacaccgccaaaattcctacacatctcaacttccgattcaatttcaaatcataccaataatactgctatttatctggttcatcaagctccatcggaaagtacaaaattattctgattatcggtccaagaaattcattttcatgggttcatgatgaaattcttattttttgatattatgatcttagaatttccaaggcggtcacacggtaccaagtacttatttcttgaccaaaatcatccaacaCACCTGAATTAAttccagatattcgaaaatgggcatcaattcggtttaattgcaagatagtgctgccatctatgacttgaaactagagaaatagcgtttgactatttaaaaacattattatttttgaattcgaagcctgtttttttcttcaaattcagcatcaaatctatgtttcgtcaatttgcatcatacttatgaatgatgatgaagaaataaagcagtttgataaagtattatagctcaagtatcaaattcctaaacgctagaggagcatctcttgaaacccccttttaaaacctttgaaaatctttgaaattctagaaaactccttaaaatacagTAAACTggtcaaataattcgtagaagcattattattcacttttacagagtacatttttaaaaataatcttgtttttattgaaaaaacacaagtggttctattcttatttcgcaccctttttccatggttttggtcctcaacgccaattgcaacgtccaaaaaaagtaaacttatgcttgatttatccgttaaacaattcagaacaatttatagaacaaagttttggtgattttcaatcattcatattttaacaagcaaaacacatagtggttctattcttatttcgctcactgtataatcGATCTACATGTGCCGAAACGTTTTGCTGCTGAAAATGCTCGGGCGCCTTGGATTACCAAAGATTTGAAACGTTTGAAAACCTTGAAGCGCAAAGCTCTTCGAAACTACAACAGGCTTAAATCACCCTCCTCAAAGGATGAATTTCGTAAGCTGAATTCAGCGTTTAAAAAAAGCAGCACCAAATGCTACCGGAATTATTATCGCGATTGCAAcggaattttaaacaaaaacctaAGTCTTTTTGGAAACACGTCAAATACCAGCGGAAAGAGTCGGGATTACCAACTAACTTGTTTCAGGATGACGAGACGGCCTCGTCGGACCACGATATATGCAATCTTTTTGCTAAAAAGTTTTCTAGCGTCTTCTCTTCCGGACCCATATCCTCAGATAGAATAACTAGTGCAACTAGAAACGTTCCATCATTGAATACCCTTTTAAACCACATCTGTTTTGATGAAGAAACTATTCTGAAGGCGActgttaaactaaaaaaatctgtttcccCGGGCCCAGATGGCATaccagctacttttttgaaaTGCTTCATGCCTCATTTAGTAATTCCTATCAAACGCATATTTGACGCATCGCTAGACAAAGCTATCTTTCCATCGTTGTGGAAGACCGCTTTTATGTTCCCGGTTTACAAAAAAGGCGAAAGGAGGGATATTAATAACTACAGAGGAATATCGGCTTTGTGTGCAGTAGCTAAATTGTTCGAACTTGTTATCATTGACCCAATTTTCTCGTTTTGCAAGCAATATATATGTAATGATCAACATGGATTTATGCCCAAGCGCTCTACGACTAAGAACTTATTGACATTCACATCTTtcgtgcaagacagttttgctgCCGGTTTTCAAGTCGATGCCATTTACACCGATTTGTCAGCTGCTTTtgacaaggtgaaccacgaaATAGCTATTGCGAAGCTGGAGAGGTTGGGAATCTGCGGGTCCTTATTAGATTGGTTTCGCAGTTACCTCATTGGACGCAAATTCTCTGTAAGATCTGGTAACTCATGTTCCGAACAATTCTCTGCCACATCTGGCGTGCCTCAAGGCAGCCACCTCGGCCCTGTCGTGTTCCTGATttacttcaatgacgtgctTTTACTACTTGACGGCCCGAAACTCGCCTATGCAGATGATCTGAAGCTTTTCTACACTataaaatgttctgaagacactgtACTTTTACAGCgacagtttgacaattttgccaattggtGCGACGACAACTGCCTGCCATTAAATCGCAAAAAATGCTCGGTCATCACCTTTTCCCGTAAACGGGTTCCTGTTATTGCTGATTATCTTCTTGGAAACCAGATAATTGTTCGAACAAAGCACGTAAATGACTTGGGTGTAATTCTTGATCAACAGTTGGACTTTAAGTCGCACACTAACTATGTAGTGGACAAAGCATCGAGAAGTCTTGGATTCATCTTTCGCGTGactaaagacttcaaagacaTTTACTGCCTGAAAAGTCTCTATTGTAGCCTTGTCCGCTCAACTTTGGAGTATGCATCTGCCGTATGGAGTCCCTATTATCAGAATGGTGCTGATCGAATCGAGGCCATCCAAAGACGCTTTATACGTTACGCTTTGAGACACTTGAATTGGCAAGATCCGTTTCGCCTTCCTCGATACGAGAATCGTTGCAACCTCATATCCTTGGACACGCTCCAAGCCCGGCGAGCTACCATTCGAGCACTATTAGTCTCCGATCTTCTGGCTTCGAATATAGACTGCCCCATGCTGCTGGAAACTATCAATTTGTGCGTTCGACCTCCAGGACTAAGAGATCGGAACCTTCAGCTTCACATTCCTCTTCGCCAGAACAACTATGGGGCCAATAGTGCCCTGATTGGTATTACAAGGACATTCAACCGTTTCTCAGAGCTCTTCGACTTTGATACCTCCAGGAATATGTTTAAAAGAAGAATTCTAGCTACGTTAAGAACTGTGTAGTCTGTagtatgtgatttttttgttattttacattaatgttacttttaagtctaatcattaggatcaatacgtgatccgttgatttattaacaataaataaataaataaattacaaaagtaacacttacatccaatgatagctaagacttataccatatttgtttatgccgagtgttgcactagtgttgcactggtgcatcactaggtgctgtcaaactgtttgtttattcggacggtgttgtaCTGGTTTTGACCTCGTGTTGCCCTGCCATCGGGCGGtagtgccccgaaaattttgtcagtgttgcgggagagcgtgtgagtgagtgaggtagcaatacactggcaacgatttgtgtttgtttttgtcgggtacgATGGAAAGTGTTCCACCAGtgatcgaggggagaaaacaaatacggtattaatctggg is a window encoding:
- the LOC129737707 gene encoding uncharacterized protein LOC129737707, translated to MVLLHAGEDLTSQEENYIRFEQLYDWTSASIEAQIMDHQHPPPHPQVIVHQQPLKAPFPTFDDQRIIVETHIRGILSLRKMTSESHKELRNLIDECTKHVECLEYLQQELSGVSELMVVFLLTSALDPSTRKVWEQSLQSGELPKYRSTIAFLKSQCQVLERCESVCPITMPKPSTTKQAQPKVPNQRSYAATAAFDKPSIQCAFCDGPHRNFQCNKLSILPSAERMEKVRASGVCYNCLTKGHRSKDCPSTKNCQKCGKRHHTQLHEEQQQQPKPMATPTTTNLLLLTAVVHVLNNDNQPQTCRVLLDSGSQVNFITDQLANTLRLEKRKVEVPIGGINGIKTVARHLIKVHLQSRCSDFRTELECLVIPKVTGPIPSTNIDITDWHFPHGIQLADPNFFKPDKIDLLVGAALFFNIVKTGHLILDPCLPELRESYLGWLVTGTLTSKSNYEPIQYAQLASVESIENSITRFWELEEVPTAPKTTAEEQQCEEHFVATHTRDVSGRYTVRLPLKPNADKLDSCRNLALKRFFMLENRLQRNPELWSQYVEFIREYQLLGHCQTINEADDPPQRGKYYLPHHAVLRPSSTTTKCRVVFDGSAKSSPSGLSLNNVLTVGPVVQNDLFSIMLRFRKHRYVFTADIAKMYRQVRVHTDDTGYQRIFWRENPKHPLQVLELTTVTYGTASAPFPATRCLIQLADDEGDKFPKAANILRHDCYVDDIMSGSDNIDEVIEIQRQLKAILLKGGFPVHKWCSNSTQLLEHIPVNEQETTKRYDEFDINEAIKVLGVLWVPSTDQLLIARCTSPTVNEKQPSTKRIVCSEIAKLFDPLGLISPTIVIAKLLVQQLWRKKLDWDDHLDNDSLKHWNELRESLSHLNEIAIPRQVTFNDAVVYELHGFADASMVAYGACVYIRSIFPDGSCKVRLLSSKSKVAPLHELSIPRKELCAAVLLVKLVTKIVSFIDINFRQVLLWSDSQIVLAWIKKHPDRLEIFVRNRIAEINLHTQQKQWHYVPSQFNPADIVSRGQLPFPLSQNTTWWEGPQFLTEATFIEERPEDIPDDELPELKVNLVTTLATNQKPLDVFTDVSCFRRLQRIIAWVLRYLNNRRKPKEERVLHPHLTIDELRNSMLVIVRVIQRLEFDDEIKRVQKGVPCKRLAALNPILSDGLLRVGGRLRHSNLPDESKHQLILPNNNSVTKLLVRALHLELLHVGPSGLISALRQRFWLLNARSTVRNVTRQCIKCFRVNPTNVQQLMGELPKQRVVLSSPFNITGVDYAGPIQVKQGKYRPKVVKAYVSVFVCMATKAIHLELVSDLTTDAFIAALERFISRRGMVAELHSDNATNFKGASNELHQLYQQFQEQQQANRIERYCQSKEIAWHFIPPNAPEFGGLWEAAVKSTKYHLKRIIGTTLLSFEEMATLLCKIEAILNSRPLYAVSNDPADPEVISPAHFLIGRPLTAPSGPTYCDEKIGRLNRWQHIQLMREHFWRAWSRDYLSSLQVRKKNTSVQDNIKPGMIVILHDNNRPPLEWKLGRITAVFPGDDNLVRAVDVFSEGSTYRRAITKISLLPIEDNKSPLPAGICSVSDNLPARKKST